One segment of Hemibagrus wyckioides isolate EC202008001 linkage group LG05, SWU_Hwy_1.0, whole genome shotgun sequence DNA contains the following:
- the LOC131352536 gene encoding transmembrane protein 252-like, with amino-acid sequence MITRKHLLSAARLILPTIGLSLIFAGAYMKSIQSEQIQILIDISSYFFIILGFIMLAIGVVWSVGHGMKNVLLKRSMRRSRDADVQIFTVDRADIYPPSYEESQVRNNAVELVPTIISIPTGTGWDGPAPPVYTLTCNETLVEDFSHEEPPTYQQAVLQSQAESQACHLPANATVEPLNSC; translated from the exons ATGATTACAAGGAAACACTTGCTGTCTGCAGCACGGCTCATTTTGCCCACCATTGGCCTGAGCCTCATCTTTGCAGGCGCTTACATGAAGTCCATCCAAAGTGAACAAATCCAAATTCTCATAGACATTTCCTCTTACTTCTTTATCATACTGGGCTTCATAATGCTCGCCATCGGAGTGGTGTGGTCTGTCGGTCACGGAATGAAGAACGTGCTGCTGAAACGGTCAATGCGGAGGTCTAGAGACGCTGATGTCCAGATTTTTACTGTGGACAG GGCTGACATCTATCCACCATCGTATGAGGAATCTCAGGTCAGAAATAATGCTGTTGAGCTTGTccccaccatcatctccatTCCTACAGGCACGGGATGGGATGGACCGGCTCCTCCGGTTTACACGCTGACCTGCAACGAGACCTTAGTTGAGGACTTCAGCCATGAGGAACCACCTACGTATCAACAAGCAGTTCTTCAGAGCCAGGCTGAATCCCAAGCTTGCCATCTACCCGCAAACGCAACTGTCGAGCCTCTGAACAGCTGCTGA
- the smim15 gene encoding small integral membrane protein 15: MIDFKGWAEYVVEWAAKDPYGFLTTIILALTPLFIASALLSWKLAKMIEARDREQKRKQKRQENIAKAKRSKKD, translated from the coding sequence ATGATTGACTTTAAAGGCTGGGCCGAGTACGTGGTGGAGTGGGCCGCCAAAGACCCCTACGGCTTCCTCACAACCATCATCCTGGCCTTGACCCCACTGTTCATCGCCAGCGCTCTGCTTTCCTGGAAACTTGCGAAGATGATCGAGGCCAGGGATCGTGAGCAGAAAAGAAAGCAGAAGCGGCAGGAGAACATAGCGAAAGCCAAGAGATCCAAAAAAGACTGA